DNA from Salmo salar chromosome ssa24, Ssal_v3.1, whole genome shotgun sequence:
ttaagcagactgtgtttgtctattgttgtgacttagatgaagatcagatcaaatttcttgaccaatttatgcagaaatccaggtaattccaaagggttcacatactttttcttgccatcgtatgaactgtaactcagtaaaatcttccaaattgttgcatgttgggtttatatttttgttcaatatataatacatatctccaaacattgttttgttttatatcattgcataatgctcCAGGGCTAATTTCGTTAGCATTTTGGCATGTTTTTCTAGATTCAGAACATAAAACAAGATTTATAAAGCAAACATTATGTCAAGCACAGCAAGCACTTCAATAGTTTAAGCATATCGCAGGACAATGAACACATTTCTTCCTCTTAAGGGGGTTAGCAATCAGTGACGGAGTTCACAAGCCACAGACAGAGTTGACAACAGAAACTCAAGACCGAGATTTTTGTCTTAAAGTTACCTACAAACATTAGTAAAATATGGAAAATTATTAAATTTGACAATTCCCAACGAAATATGACTATCCTATCAGGTCTTTCAGGCCTAGTTGACATTAGACAAATCTGACAAAATTGCTTATTTTCCTCATTATTCAAGTGGTATTCAAAGTAGCAATTTAGTTTTTCCTAAGTTGCTTTGACTCTGAACCCTAATTCAAATaaagttcagaccccttgacattttacacatttggttacgttacagacttattctaaaatggattaaataaaacatttccatcaatctacacacaatatcccataatgacgaagcaaaaacagtttagacaatttagcaaatgtattaaaaattctaaaccgataccttatttacataagtattcagaccctttgctatgagacttgaaattgagctcaggtgcatcctgtttccattgatcatccttgagatgtttctacaacttggttggagtccacctatggtacattaaagtgattggacatgatttggaaaggcacacacctgtctctataaggtcccacagttgacagtgcacttcagagcaaaaaccaagccatgaggtcgaaggaattgtccgtagagctccgagacaggattgtgttgaggcacagatctggggaagggtactaaaaaaaatgtctgcagcatcgaaggtccccaagaacacagggcctccatcattcttaaatggaagaagtttgggaaCTACCaaagctcttcctagagctgaccgcccggccaaactgagcaatcaggggagaagggccttggtcagggaggtgaccaagaacccgatggtcactctaacggagctctagagttcctctgtggagatgggagaaacttccatctctgcagcactgcactaatcaggcctttatggtagagtggccagacagaagctacttctcagtaaaaggcacgacagcctgcttggagtttgcctaaaggcacctaaagactctcagaccatgagaaacaagattccctgaatgccaagtgtcatgtctggaggaaacctggcaccatccctatggtgatgcatggtggtggcagcatcatgttgtggggatgtttttcggcGGCAGGACCTAGTCAGggtcgagagaaagatgaacagagcaaagtacagagagatccttgatgaaaatctgctccagagcgctcaggatctcaaactggggcgaaggttcaccttccaacaggacaacaaccctaagcacacagccaagacaacgcaggagtggcttctggacaagtctttgaatgtccttgagtggcctagccagagcctggacttaaacccgatcgaacatctctggagagacctgaaaatagctgtgcaaacCTATCAAAAGTACAGAACTTTTCAGCCCATGGGTGGTCTTGTTGCACTAGAGTTAATCAGGAGATGAAaatgcctcccgagtggtgcagtggtctaaggcactgcctccCGAGGCCAGGCATTCTCAAACTGGGGTACGctcaatgccgtcgggggtacaccaaataaaaatgtgatttacaTTTCTTTTCTCAtcccattttcaaacagtccatttataatTTCCAACGGGGCAATACATTTATTTGGGTGAGTTtttgtggtgcagtggtctaaggcactgcctcgcagtgctagctgtgccactggagatcctggttcgagtccaggctcttgtcgcagccggccgcgaccaggagacccattgggcggcgcacaattggcccagcgtcatccgggttaggggagggtttggccggcagggatgtccttgtcccatcgcggtctagcgactcctgtggcgggccgtgcgcaatgcacgctgacacggtcgccaggtgtacagtgttttctccgagacattggtgcggctggcttccgggttaagtgggcattgtgtcaagaagcagtgcagcttggttggttgtgttttggaggacgcactgttctcgacctttgcctctcctgagtccgtacgggagttacagcgatgggacaattggataccacgaaattggggagaaaaaggggtaaaaaaggaCTACAAAATAAATGATAACATCCGGAGATGAATCGGTTCTCATGGTATAGCTGACCCTGGTCATTTTGGAttcatttatgattttagataaATCTGATGGAGTTGACCATAACTCCTGACAAATTTGATAGGAATCACAGTTTTGAGAGAAATATTCCTTAAAGTCAGAGGTGGCTATTGCAAGAAACTACATGTGATCATTTCTCTGTTAAAATATGTGGAAAATTACAAAAACGAATCTTTCCATAATAAAATTCccctaaatgtattttttaagaTCAAATGAGCTACATTTTTTCAACTATTAAAATGAAATTTCCCTGTCGGACAAAGATTGTCCCGACTTTCAAGAATCCCTGACCTGTTAGCGTGGCGGTGTGTAGGTTGTGACTCAACTGAAATTTTAGAGCATGGCTGTGAGTGTGGGGTCGTGTGTATGTGTACCTGTGTTAGCATGGCGGTGAGTGTAGGATCAGGTGTGTACTGTAGACTGTAGCAAGACTGTGACGCTGAGGGCTTCTGGCTGCTTATCTCCATTGCAATCGCTCTGACAGGAGAGGATGTCCCTTCATTGGCAGGGCACATAGGTGGCAGCCtggacatacatacacatacacacgttACAGAAGACACTAGACTTTACGCAGAGACACTCCAGAGGAGATAAGGCAGAAGTGCCATCTAGGCACTCTGTACAGAGCTGTATGCAACAGGTGAATGAACCAGTATATGGAAGactaggtatgtgtgtgtgtgtgtgtgactcacaggGCCGGAGGTAGGATGTGTGTAGGTGCGCTGACGCTAAGGCAGGCGTGCGAGTTGCCCCCCACAGATGGAGAGGAGAACATCAGTGTCACGTTTACAGCCTCGTTACCTGAGGAGACAGAGACAATTTCAAcctttactgctgctactgtataGTTATTTCACCATGGCACATAATTCTCATTTATGTATTATTAAGCATGGTTTCATCATATAAAACCAATTAAGCATAACATGAAATGTGCACTATTTGACTATCGAGGACAAAAACTGACCTGTGAGTCCCAGCTGACTGGCCAATAACGTTCCATGGAGGCAGAGGTCGCTCAGGGATTGGATGTCTGAGCTGTCCATCACAGCCAGTGGCACCCAAAGGGACAACTGTGTGATGGATGGTGGGCTCTGGGTGGAGTTCAGCAATACTGTTCCACATACCTCCTCTTTCGCAAATGGAGGAGAGGAAACCGTCTCCATTGCTGTACCATTGGCTCTCGCACACAACTGGAGGTTGGCCAACGACGACAGGAACTGGTTCCAGTCCTTTGAATGAAAATATGCATTTCCATTTCTCTGTACATCTAGTGGTCTGCACTCATCTAGCCCTTAAGGGATTTTTTGGCCTGCATGTCCAAGATGCATTGAGCAGGGCCAAAATCCAAAAGATGTGCTCTGCAACACCTAGCagtgtcacacttttgccccagctaacacaactgactccaataatcaaccaatcatgatcttcagtttagaatgcaattcctttaaatcagctgtgtttgctagggatgggggaaaaTTGTGACACctatcaggcccccgaggactggaattgcccaggcctgctCTACTGTATGGACAAAAGTATAGGAACAACAAGGTAAAGGGGCAGTTCCCCAACCTCCGGCATAATGGTATAAGTTACCatgaattttacatttacattttagtcatttagcagacgctcttatccagagcgacttacagtagtgaatgcatacatttcatacatttaatttaatttcatacattttaatttcatgcatttgtttttgtactggccccccatgggaatcgaacccacaaccctggcgttgcacacaccatgctctaccaactgagccacaacacACACGCCTATTGGTGTGTgttgtatctgtggtttgtcaaggTTGGGCAAGCGGTGAGTGTGGCGTAACTGTAGTGTTAGAGTTGGGCACTTGGGCAGGcattgtgtgtaatgtgtatggcTGGGCAGTATACCATAGTATTTTACTATAGACCGGTATTGATGCATGGAccagtttgggtttttactttaccttttaAAACAGCATTTCAATGTttagtttgttaaatgtgatacgcaacTCTGGCGCGTGTAATGTgtgtttttatagtttactccgtTTGCTACTTGCAAGTTGTCTCTCACTTCCCACAGCAAGCCCTGCCAACTGTCACTCAAGGAGAGCAGTTGTTGCTCGACCATGGAGTCACGAGCACTTCACTTGCCGTTCACTTTGCAGTCTGCATGGTCAGACGCAACAAGATGTTGGGTGACAATGATGCTGctttctataattacactatttgTTTGTGTATCTTAATGTctaaaaacagcttttttttcttagcaagttgtggCTAAAACAAATCCCACTATTAGCCACTAATGTTAATCGCTAGCTAAATGCAAAGAGAGAGGACTCATCATTGTATCTGTGACAGTGCCATTGAAgaaatctccattttgaagtagtcaattttcttcttcacgattggctgatccctcctgatgacccggttGGACAAGAAGTCAGAgctcccacccagttgactacattaaaatggtggaagccctcaatggtgcAGCCCATGCTAATATGGCCTTTTTGCccctagaggcctctatcattctctatggctaAATGTAATCAGTCAGAGCAAACAAAGCTTGCTAatatacagcctgataccagtgctGGGGTAGGCCTAGATCaatatgttgtttgtgcaacggtATCTTCTAAATCAGCAAGGAATAGGCAAAGCATGAATATATTAGCTAACTACATGAAGTGAATACCATAGCGATAGATACAGATGAGTCCTTTATATCTGTACCATtagtctgtgacagcatgggcagcgccttAGGAATCCCtatccagttgactactttaaaatggtggaagccctcaacggcgctgcccatgctaaaatggcctgttggccactagaggcctctatcattctctatggagAATACACATGTACTGTTACATCGTATCGGGTCCCCTAGAAAACACTGACAATCAATTTGGTTCCGACCCTGTCAAAATAATGACTCCCCGGCTTATTCCTTTGTTGTCTTTTCAAACAGCAAGGTATTCAAAATGCTGCCCACTATATTCTAATTGTTGAACTACAATAATAATTTACATAATATCAACAGTTCACCAATAAACTGCTCTAGGCCTAGATTTTTGGCCCATATCTGTCATACAGCCCTATTTAGCACTACTTGACACAGTGTGGAAATGATAACAAAAGTGCAGGAAATGTATAAATCAAACAGAATGGTGAATGCCCCATTGAAAACACTTATAATTAATGTATTACCACTATTGGGTCGTG
Protein-coding regions in this window:
- the zgc:158398 gene encoding transmembrane protein 248 isoform X2; its protein translation is MIPQARCVMGSWQPVANLRDYVSQHPPGVTFFLCVLTLALTFLSLGSYTHTHRLPNPDTQDWNQFLSSLANLQLCARANGTAMETVSSPPFAKEEVCGTVLLNSTQSPPSITQLSLWVPLAVMDSSDIQSLSDLCLHGTLLASQLGLTGNEAVNVTLMFSSPSVGGNSHACLSVSAPTHILPPALLPPMCPANEGTSSPVRAIAMEISSQKPSASQSCYSLQYTPDPTLTAMLTQEELGLASRHLIQEPLIDS
- the zgc:158398 gene encoding transmembrane protein 248 isoform X1 — translated: MIPQARCVMGSWQPVANLRDYVSQHPPGVTFFLCVLTLALTFLSLGSYTHTHRLPNPDTQDWNQFLSSLANLQLCARANGTAMETVSSPPFAKEEVCGTVLLNSTQSPPSITQLSLWVPLAVMDSSDIQSLSDLCLHGTLLASQLGLTGNEAVNVTLMFSSPSVGGNSHACLSVSAPTHILPPALLPPMCPANEGTSSPVRAIAMEISSQKPSASQSCYSLQYTPDPTLTAMLTQEELGLASRHLIQVSVCLLGVCVLLCFSASLTHSHVRRYHSNGLELQREPLIDS